The following are from one region of the Gloeomargarita lithophora Alchichica-D10 genome:
- a CDS encoding bifunctional 4-hydroxy-2-oxoglutarate aldolase/2-dehydro-3-deoxy-phosphogluconate aldolase: MNFAAWLQYLKRCRVIGVVRAGEPHLVYQMGATLAQAGVGLIEITWDCPEAENIIPRLQGAYPDCQVGTGTILNLAALRAALAVGVDFVFTPHTERALIAKSISAGVPLVPGALTPTEIVQAYQWGAPAVKVFPVASVGGVDYLRQLRAPLGHIPLIPTGGVTRANAGEMLAAGAVAVGLSRDLFPEPWYSQRDWPGLGEELARWLRELGLTRDAGGDAP, encoded by the coding sequence GTGAATTTCGCCGCATGGTTGCAGTACCTCAAACGGTGCCGGGTGATTGGGGTGGTGCGGGCGGGGGAACCGCACTTGGTTTATCAAATGGGGGCAACGCTGGCGCAGGCGGGGGTAGGGTTGATTGAAATTACCTGGGATTGCCCGGAGGCGGAAAACATTATCCCCCGGTTGCAGGGGGCGTACCCGGATTGTCAGGTGGGGACGGGGACAATTTTGAATCTGGCGGCTCTGCGGGCGGCGTTGGCGGTGGGGGTGGATTTTGTGTTTACGCCCCACACGGAGCGGGCATTGATCGCCAAAAGTATATCTGCGGGGGTGCCATTGGTGCCGGGGGCGTTGACCCCTACGGAAATTGTCCAGGCGTACCAGTGGGGGGCACCGGCGGTGAAGGTGTTTCCCGTGGCGAGTGTGGGCGGGGTGGATTATCTGCGGCAATTGCGGGCACCTTTGGGGCACATCCCGTTGATCCCTACGGGGGGGGTGACCCGTGCCAATGCCGGGGAGATGTTGGCGGCGGGGGCGGTGGCGGTGGGGTTGAGCCGGGATCTATTCCCGGAACCTTGGTACTCCCAGCGGGACTGGCCGGGGCTAGGGGAGGAATTGGCCCGGTGGTTGCGGGAATTGGGGCTTACACGGGACGCAGGAGGGGATGCGCCGTGA
- a CDS encoding DUF1517 domain-containing protein, translating into MRVVMVKRFLAQILCVLALVSILTLGGVSPAWAARTGGRISGGSFRRPTSSYRLPSRSANPSYNRGYYGGGGIGFPLFTPFFFGGGGLFSVVLLLGVAGFIVQAVQRFQEQRQEQALLNPTVTVAQMQVALLAQARSLQKELDQLAKTSTTDTGRGRVQLVQGLTLALLRHPEYWSYAYTSTEKVPLNQAETEFNRLALRVRAQVQQETLVNATVQTPSVNLTDAEPGEYLLVTLLVASTTPVKLPVIQTLTDVKNALTTLGSVGADALLALEILWSPQAQGDTLSQEELVTAHPLLRPV; encoded by the coding sequence ATGAGGGTGGTTATGGTGAAACGGTTTTTAGCGCAAATTTTATGCGTGCTGGCTTTGGTGAGCATCCTGACCCTGGGCGGCGTATCTCCGGCTTGGGCGGCCCGCACCGGTGGTCGGATTAGCGGTGGCTCGTTTCGGAGGCCCACCAGCAGTTATCGCTTACCCAGCCGCAGTGCCAACCCCAGCTACAACCGGGGCTATTACGGCGGGGGTGGGATTGGCTTCCCCTTGTTTACCCCCTTCTTTTTCGGTGGGGGCGGCTTGTTTTCGGTGGTTTTATTGTTGGGCGTGGCGGGTTTTATCGTCCAGGCGGTGCAACGGTTCCAGGAACAACGCCAGGAACAGGCACTCCTCAACCCCACGGTGACGGTGGCGCAAATGCAGGTCGCTCTATTAGCCCAAGCCCGCAGTTTGCAAAAAGAACTGGATCAGTTGGCGAAAACCAGCACCACAGATACGGGCAGGGGACGGGTACAACTGGTGCAAGGATTGACCTTAGCCCTCCTCCGCCACCCGGAATACTGGAGTTACGCCTACACCAGCACGGAAAAAGTGCCCCTCAACCAGGCAGAAACCGAATTCAACCGTTTGGCTCTGCGGGTGCGGGCGCAGGTACAACAGGAAACCCTGGTGAATGCCACGGTGCAAACGCCCAGTGTGAATTTAACCGATGCCGAACCGGGGGAATACCTGCTGGTGACCCTACTGGTAGCCTCCACCACCCCGGTGAAATTGCCGGTGATCCAAACCCTGACGGATGTGAAAAATGCCCTCACCACCCTGGGGAGCGTGGGAGCCGATGCCCTGCTGGCGCTGGAAATTCTCTGGTCACCCCAGGCGCAAGGCGACACCTTGAGTCAGGAAGAACTGGTCACGGCGCATCCCCTCCTGCGTCCCGTGTAA